CGAACTGGCTGAGGTCGTGGTTATCCCGTTCGAGTTCCGGGTGCTGTTTATCACCGGTTTCCTCGGCGCGTTCACCACGTTCTCGACCTTCGGATGGGAGACCGCCGCGCTCCTGCGCGACAGCGAATGGCTGTACGCGGGGCTGTATATCGCGGGCAGCATCCTTCTGGGTATCGCCCTCGTATTCGGCGGGATAATGGTGTCGAAGGGGATTCTATTTTTAATCAGGAGGCCCGGATGAAAGCTGAAGAAACAGGGATGCTCCTCAGGGTGTTTATCGAGGAAAAGGAAAAACTGCACGGCCAGCCTGTATACGAATGGATAGTCCGGCTCGCGCGGGAACGCGGTCTCGCGGGGGCGACTGTCACGCGCGGGATACTCGGGTACGGCGGCGATAAGGTCATCCATTCCGCGAAACTCCTTGAGATATCGGACGACCTTCCGATGATAGTAGAGATTATGGACGATGAGGAGAATCTGATGAAGTTTATCGGCGAAATAGGGGCGGCGATAAAACCGGGGCTTGCGACGCTGGAGAAAGTGCGGATTTTCCGC
The genomic region above belongs to Brevinematales bacterium and contains:
- a CDS encoding DUF190 domain-containing protein, with product MKAEETGMLLRVFIEEKEKLHGQPVYEWIVRLARERGLAGATVTRGILGYGGDKVIHSAKLLEISDDLPMIVEIMDDEENLMKFIGEIGAAIKPGLATLEKVRIFRFGK
- the crcB gene encoding fluoride efflux transporter CrcB, which encodes MKWLLIAAGGALGAVSRYAVSVFISERAGTGFPWATLAVNLAGCFVIGILFELAEVVVIPFEFRVLFITGFLGAFTTFSTFGWETAALLRDSEWLYAGLYIAGSILLGIALVFGGIMVSKGILFLIRRPG